The segment GCACCTTTTTGGCGATAAAAAGCGTGCTCACATCGAAGCTAAATCCCTTTATCACAAGTGGCTCAAAGCCCGAATTTATGAGCTTTTCTTTGAAGCTTGCGGTGTCTAGGAAATTACCGATTGAGCTTGGCAAATACTCGTAAGCTTCCTTGTTTTTCGAAATCGCCCCACCGATTAATGGCAAAATTTTGCTGACATAAAAATCGCGCATTTTAAATACTAGCCCGCCATTTTGGGCTTTGGTAAATTCTAGCACCACGACTAAGCCACCTGGCTTTATCACGCGGTTAAACTCGCGCAAAGCTTCATCTAAGGCCACTACATTTCGTATGCCATAGCTGATACTTACGATATCCACACTAGCGTTTTCTAGCGTCGTTTGCGTCGCAGTCGCAGTGATGAAGGTGTGGTCTTTGAATTTCTCTTTGGCTACGCCTAGCATACCAACGCTTGGATCAATTCCTATGATTTGCTCGATTGAAACGCCGTGTTTTGGGGCTAATTCCTCCCAAATTTTAATCATATCGCCAGTTCCGCACGCTACATCGGCGATTTTTACGCTTTTGTTTTTGCAGTATTCAAGCGCCGCTCCCACGCCTGCTTTGCGCCACGAAGTATCCACGCCAAGGCTGATTGCGCGGTTTGCCTTGTCATAGGTAGGCGCGATTTCATCGAACATTTTTATGATTTTTTCTTGTTTTTCCACGATTTTTCCTATCTGTATATTTTGATTTTTGCAATTGCTTTTTTTATGGATTTTAAAAACTCATCTTTGTGAGCTAAAATCTCGCTTTTTAGGGACTTTGTCTTGGCAATTAGCTCGTTATTTAGAGCTAAAAGGTATTTGAAACTCTCATCATTTTTATCGCTTGCTTTTTGATACATGGCGATGAAATTTTGCCAAATACTCACATCTTGGAGCGCGCCAAAGCTCTCTTGCGCGATTTTTACCTGCTTGTAAGCCTCGCTGATCCTAGCGCTCTCATAAATCCTAGCGCAAAATTCAAGCTCATAGCGAACCTTTTTTAGATAAATTCGCGCGTCGTGAAATTTGGCGATTTCGCTTTTTTCGTTTAATTCGCTAATCACGCCTCTAAGGGCTTTTAACGCCTTGTTTAGGCGATTTGAGATAAATTTTTTGGCGATTTTTTCATACTCTGGGCTAAGGTAAATTCCGCCTAAATTTTTCAAAAAATCCTCAAATTTAGCCCTAAATTTATCAAATTCAGCGTCGCTTAAAGCTCTTTTTGTGCGCTCATTAATACTGCGCCCAAGCGCGTCCATCTGCGCTCCAAAGTGCGCTGGGGCGGAGTTTTGCACCAAAAATTTGCTAAATACTTCGATATCTCGCATTTGATTTGTTTTGCCGACAATATTTTTTAAAAGTGTCAAAATTTCATCAGTGATTTTTGGCGCGAAAAGCGGAACGAAAAATTTCACCATAACCCGCATTTTGCGCATTGCAATGCGAAATTTATGAAGCGCTTCCTCATCTTTGGCGCACATATATTCATCGTGCGATTTTAAAATTTGCGAATAAATTTTAGCAAAAATCACGCCAGCACTTTGCGCGCTATCGGCGTATGGCGGGATTTGAAATTTCATATCGTCAAATTTTTCAAAAACGCTTTTGGCAAAGCCATAATTTAGCTTTTCGCAAGGCTTACCAAAACGCGCTAAATAGCGTGTTTTGTAGCGAAAATCATCGCTGATATCTAAAAATTCGTGCTCGCCAAATGTTTTGATAAAATCAAACTTCTTGCTAGCTTCTTCGCTTTTGAAATTCGCAACTAGCGTGATTAGCGTAGATAGCCTGGAAGAATAAATTTCTAGGTGAAAATCAGCCTGAGAATTCGCAAAGCCATAACGGCATTTTTGCACCATTTCGCCCTGCATATCGGCCTTAGCTTCGCTAAAATCGTCTTTGGAAATTTTAAATTTTAAAGCCTCGCGGATGAGATCTTCTTTTTTATGATGAAGCGTAAAGGTATTGTTTTCGCAGACATAGTAAATTTCGGGCGAAAATGATGTATAAAACCAGCTAACATCGCTTTTGCGAAGTTTGACGCCAGCATCTTGCAATGCAAATAAAATCGCCCTATCATAAAGTAGAAATTTGCGCTTTGTCTTCATACCCACTCCAAAAATAAAATGGGTAATGATAGCAAATTTAAGCTTATATTACCTACAAAACTCGCAGTCTTCAACTGTGGCTGTGATATTTAGTTTGCGGACAAAATTTTTAAGCTGTTTTTCGACACTGGTGCGCATATCGTCCATAAAAATATCGCCCATAAACATATCGCTGACATTTCCGCATTTTTCGCAAACGACATGCATGTGCGGGGTATTGTAGATATCGTATCTTGGCTTTTGGTTTGGAGTATTTACCTCGACAACCACGCCCTCATCAAGCAATCTATTTAAATTTTTATAAACCGTAGCAAGCGAGATTGATGGATAATCCTCTTTAATCCCGTCATAAAGTGAGTCAATATTTGGGTGCTCGTGGCGGTCTAGCACTTTTAGGATACAAAGGCGTTGTGGCGTGGCTTTGAGCCCGCAGTTTTTGAGCAAATCTACATGTGTCATAATGTCGTCCTTAGATAAAATTTACTCATTATATGCAAAAAATATTAAACTAAAATTATACTAATTGATAATTTTTTGTATTTGATATTACCTTTGCCAAATTTTGCGCGTCTAAACCTAGCGATTTCTCCACATCTGCGGTGCTTCCATGTGGCAAAAACTTATCCTCAAATTCATAAGAAATAATTTTTACATTTTGAATATTTTCCTCTTGTAAAAACGCGCCTAGTATTTCGCCCACACCGCCTTTTTTCATACTTTGGCTAAATACGAACCAAATTTTGGTTTTTTTCGCTAAATTTAGTAAAAATTCTCTATCCAGCGGCTTCACAAAGACCAAATCAACGATATTTACGCTCATTTTATCATTTAGGATTTTTGCTACCTCGCACGCCTTGCCAGTGCTATCTCCATAGCCGATAAATGCGATTTGGCTAGCCTCACACTCTTTGATAAATCTCGATTTTAATGGCGAAATTTCAGGAATTTTCCCTAAATTTGGCTCCAAATTTTGCATCGTAAAACTTCCGCGCGGATAGCGAATCGCCAAAATCCCCTTATGCTCGTGCGAATACCTCATCAAAGCCCTAAAACTCGCCTCATCGCACGGCGCACACATGCTTAAATTTGGAACCCCGTTAAATAGGCTGATATCAAACACACCCTCGTGCGTCTCGCCGTCCTCGCCCACGATTCCAGCCCTATCCATGGCGATTACTGCGTTTAAATTCATAAGCGCTAAATCGTGGATCACTTGATCGACCGCGCGCTGCATGAAGGTTGAATATATCGTAATGTATGGCCTAAAACCCTCTTTTGCCATTGCTGCCATTGAGGTTACCGCATGCTCCTCGGCAATCGCCACATCCCAAAATCTATCAGGGAAACGCTCAATTAGCGCGTCTAGCCCAGTCCCACTTGGCATAGCAGCTGTTACGCCAACTACATCAGAGTGAGCCTGCGCTAGCTCTAAAAGGGCTTCTTGGTAAATTTTTGTAGCTGATTTCGCGCCCGATTTTTTCTTAAATTCGCCACTTTTTATGTCGAAAGCTCCCACGCCATGCCAGTTGCCATCGTCGTTTTCGCTGTTTTTATAACCCTTGCCTTTGATTGTTTGGATATGCACGATTACGGGCTTTTTAGCACTCTTTGCGACCTTAAATGCGCTAATTAAATCGCCTAGGTTGTGTCCATCAACTGGGCCGATGTATTCAAGTCCAAGCTCCTCGAAAAACATGCCAGGGATTATGAGTTTTAGCGAGTTTTCAAAGCGCCTTGCCATGTATGTAGCACTCTCTGGCGCGTGAGATAAAAGCTCTCTTATGCGCGATTTAAATTTTTGATATGTCTCGCCCGCCATCATTTGGCTAAGATACTTGCTAAATGCGCCGATTGGCTTAGAAATGCTCATTTTGTTATCATTTAGTATGATTACGCAAGGCAAATGCAAATCCCCTAGCTCGTTCATCGCCTCATAAGTCATGCCCCCACTCATCGAGCCATCCCCTACTAGCACCACAGGCACCCTATCCTCGCCTTTGAGTTTGATCGCCTTTGCCGCGCCCACAGCTAGGCTAATCGAGGTGCTAGCATGCCCAGCTACGAAATAATCATGCTTACTCTCGCTAGGCTTAGTATATCCGCTAAGTCCGCCAAATTTACGCAAAGAGCCAAATTCGTCCCAACGCCCAGTTAGAAGCTTGTGCGCGTAGCTTTGGTGGCTGACATCGAAGATAAATGGATCTTTTGCGCTATCAAAAACCACATGCATAGCCACTATCGCCTCGACCGCGCCCATATTTGAGCTAAGATGACCGCCGTTTTGGCTCACGACTTCGACGATTCTGGTGCGAATTTGCTCACAAAGCTCGCTAAGTTCGGTTAGGCTTTTGTTTTTGATATCCACTATAACAACTCTTTTAAGGCTTTAAAAACGCGCGAATTTTGCTTCGGAAGCCCGATTGTA is part of the Campylobacter sp. VBCF_01 NA2 genome and harbors:
- the dxs gene encoding 1-deoxy-D-xylulose-5-phosphate synthase codes for the protein MDIKNKSLTELSELCEQIRTRIVEVVSQNGGHLSSNMGAVEAIVAMHVVFDSAKDPFIFDVSHQSYAHKLLTGRWDEFGSLRKFGGLSGYTKPSESKHDYFVAGHASTSISLAVGAAKAIKLKGEDRVPVVLVGDGSMSGGMTYEAMNELGDLHLPCVIILNDNKMSISKPIGAFSKYLSQMMAGETYQKFKSRIRELLSHAPESATYMARRFENSLKLIIPGMFFEELGLEYIGPVDGHNLGDLISAFKVAKSAKKPVIVHIQTIKGKGYKNSENDDGNWHGVGAFDIKSGEFKKKSGAKSATKIYQEALLELAQAHSDVVGVTAAMPSGTGLDALIERFPDRFWDVAIAEEHAVTSMAAMAKEGFRPYITIYSTFMQRAVDQVIHDLALMNLNAVIAMDRAGIVGEDGETHEGVFDISLFNGVPNLSMCAPCDEASFRALMRYSHEHKGILAIRYPRGSFTMQNLEPNLGKIPEISPLKSRFIKECEASQIAFIGYGDSTGKACEVAKILNDKMSVNIVDLVFVKPLDREFLLNLAKKTKIWFVFSQSMKKGGVGEILGAFLQEENIQNVKIISYEFEDKFLPHGSTADVEKSLGLDAQNLAKVISNTKNYQLV
- the ubiE gene encoding bifunctional demethylmenaquinone methyltransferase/2-methoxy-6-polyprenyl-1,4-benzoquinol methylase UbiE, which produces MEKQEKIIKMFDEIAPTYDKANRAISLGVDTSWRKAGVGAALEYCKNKSVKIADVACGTGDMIKIWEELAPKHGVSIEQIIGIDPSVGMLGVAKEKFKDHTFITATATQTTLENASVDIVSISYGIRNVVALDEALREFNRVIKPGGLVVVLEFTKAQNGGLVFKMRDFYVSKILPLIGGAISKNKEAYEYLPSSIGNFLDTASFKEKLINSGFEPLVIKGFSFDVSTLFIAKKVRDA
- a CDS encoding CYTH and CHAD domain-containing protein, encoding MKTKRKFLLYDRAILFALQDAGVKLRKSDVSWFYTSFSPEIYYVCENNTFTLHHKKEDLIREALKFKISKDDFSEAKADMQGEMVQKCRYGFANSQADFHLEIYSSRLSTLITLVANFKSEEASKKFDFIKTFGEHEFLDISDDFRYKTRYLARFGKPCEKLNYGFAKSVFEKFDDMKFQIPPYADSAQSAGVIFAKIYSQILKSHDEYMCAKDEEALHKFRIAMRKMRVMVKFFVPLFAPKITDEILTLLKNIVGKTNQMRDIEVFSKFLVQNSAPAHFGAQMDALGRSINERTKRALSDAEFDKFRAKFEDFLKNLGGIYLSPEYEKIAKKFISNRLNKALKALRGVISELNEKSEIAKFHDARIYLKKVRYELEFCARIYESARISEAYKQVKIAQESFGALQDVSIWQNFIAMYQKASDKNDESFKYLLALNNELIAKTKSLKSEILAHKDEFLKSIKKAIAKIKIYR
- a CDS encoding Fur family transcriptional regulator; amino-acid sequence: MTHVDLLKNCGLKATPQRLCILKVLDRHEHPNIDSLYDGIKEDYPSISLATVYKNLNRLLDEGVVVEVNTPNQKPRYDIYNTPHMHVVCEKCGNVSDMFMGDIFMDDMRTSVEKQLKNFVRKLNITATVEDCEFCR